From Candidatus Binataceae bacterium:
ATGGCAATGTGTCGCGCGCGGCGGTTGCGCTCGGACTTTCACGGGCCTCGCTGCAGAAGAAGATGAAGGAGTATGGGCTGCGCTAGATCGTATCTAAATCTGGCACTGCCAAGATTAGTGGCATGGAGAAACAAAAAGTATCCACCGGGAACAATTTAGAGAGCGAAATCTCCTAGCAGAATCAAAGATTTAGCTCGACGATAATCGAGCGATGGATGGCATTAGTTTTGCGTTCGCAGAGAGAGGGACGTCGGTGAATGTGGCAGACGAGGGGGGCTGGTTGGGCCGGGTTGCAGCTGTCGAGTACCGACGCACGACGAGGCATCAACTCCGTGCATAAGGAAAAGGACCAGGGGGACACAATGAGCGTCGGCTCTGGAAATAGCGGCAGGGACATTCTCGAATTGGAGCGCGATCAACTGGTTGTTGGGCTCTGCCGCCCCAAACAGCCGCGGTTGCGAGTGCTCGTCGTCGAGGATGAACCCGATGCGCAGACCTTGCTCAAATTTATTCTCGAGCCCAAGTACGAGGTCATCACCGCATCCTCGGGTGAGGAGATGCGCGTCCAGCTCGAGGCGAATTCCGAGCGCTTGAGCCTGGTCCTGATGGACCTCAAGCTCGCGGGCGACGAAGACGGCGTGATGCTGACCAAGGCTCTGCGCAGCGAAAGCCGGTGGAAGAACATCCCGATCGTCGCCCTCACCGCCTGCGCGACCGGCGACGATCTGCGCCGCGCGATCGAGGCAGGATGCGACGACTATGTGCCCAAGCCGTTCTACCGCAGACAGCTTACCGCGCTCGTCGAACGTTTGATCGATAACGCCCAGCCGGCCGAGGATTCCCAGGCCTAGCACGCTGCCGGCCGCAA
This genomic window contains:
- a CDS encoding response regulator, whose amino-acid sequence is MWQTRGAGWAGLQLSSTDARRGINSVHKEKDQGDTMSVGSGNSGRDILELERDQLVVGLCRPKQPRLRVLVVEDEPDAQTLLKFILEPKYEVITASSGEEMRVQLEANSERLSLVLMDLKLAGDEDGVMLTKALRSESRWKNIPIVALTACATGDDLRRAIEAGCDDYVPKPFYRRQLTALVERLIDNAQPAEDSQA